CAATAACCTACCGGATGATTATGTAGATGAACCGGGAGCAGAAATCGGCAGGGTAACCAAAGGTTTTGCGATGGCAGTAAAATCAAAAGCATTGTTGTACGCAGCCAGTCGCTTACATAATCCATCTATGGATACCGAGTTGTGGAAGCAATCCGCCAAAGCATCACTGGATATCATCAATACAAGACTTTACTCTCTTGACGGTCAAGAAAGCGCCAATAACTTTCAATCAAAAGAGGTCGTACTGATGAGACTCAATACCGAAACGACGGACTTCGAGAGATATAATTTTCCTCTCCGTTTCACCTACGGAGCACGGACATCTATGATTGCTTACAGCAACTTCCCATCGCAGAATCTGGTGGACGCCTTTGAAACCGCCAACGGTTACAAAGTGACACTGGAAAACACCGGCTGGGCTTGCGATGACCCTGACTTCAATCCGCAAGCTCCTTATGAGAACCGTGACAAACGCTTTTATCGCACGATTCTTGCCAATGGGATGACATTTAAGGAAAGTACGATAGAAACTTTCAAAGGGGGTATCGATGACGGTATTGTGTCGGAAGGCGGTTCGCCCACCGGTTATTTCCTGCGCCGGTATATCCAGGAAGGTACCAGTTTTGAACCGGGCAAGGAGTCGGCCAACAAACACCATTGGGCAATCTACCGTTATGCGGAAACCTTGCTCACCTATGCAGAATCTATGGTTAACGCATTCAATGATGTCGACTATACCGATGAAACTTATACATATTCAGCATTGTGGGCTATCAACGAAGTAAGAAAGAATGCCGATATGCCGCTGCTCACCTCTATGGGAAAAGATGAGTTCATGGAGCGTCTGTATAACGAATGGCGTGTAGAGTTTGCTTTCGAGGATCACCGTTTTTGGGATATACGCAGATGGAAGATTGCTGATACTACCCAACGCGAACTGTACGGAGTAAAGATTGAGAAACGACAGAACGGTACGCTGAATTTTTATAAAAACCTTTATGAAAGCCGTACGTGGAGAGACTGTATGTATCTCTATCCGATACCTCAAAGCGAATTATATAAGAATACAAACTTGAGTCCTCAAAACACAGGATGGTAATTTATTGTCTAATCCAATATAAACTAAGATATATGAAAAAGTTATATAACAACACATTATTGCAACTGATTTTTGCATTGTGCACATTCAGTCTTGTAGCATGTCAGGAGTTCGATATCGACTCACAGCCGGAAGGCCCTCTCAACATCCAGATAGATGCTCTGGAGTCTTACACTGCTTTGGCTACTTCCCCAAGTAACATCGTTTTTAATATCAGTTCCAACACACCATGGACTATTGAAAGTGACCAACAGTGGTGCAAGCCTACTCCCTCTATGAGTGCGGCAAGTTCACTGGTTTCGGAGATTGTAGTAACGCTTGAAAATAATATAGGAAAGCAAAAGCGTACAGCCCGGCTGACTATCAAGGCGGAAGGCATCGAAGGAACTAAGGTGGTGAATATCGAACAGGCTTCGAAAGAAGATTTGGTGGTAATTCGTCCTACGGATATCGTTCCTACCGAAGGAGGCATGATTTCATTCAATATTATCTCCAACAAGCCATGGGAAATCATTACCACTACACAATTCCTCGAGAATATCGATAAAATGTCCGGTACGGGAAATGAGAACGGTGAAAAAGAGACTATCACCATTATTGTACCCCAAAATACAGGAGCGATAAGAAGTGCAGAAATGACCGTAAAAACTGCTTTCCAAGAGGAGACGTTTACTATTACGCAAGACGGTATTGTGATTGAGACCAAAAATGAAGAAGATGCCGTTAACACTATGAGCGGAGAAGGTGAAGAGAAAACCATAGAAATCAACTCTAGTGTAGAATGGAAAATAGAAATTCCGGCTGAATACAAAGAATGGCTGAGTGCAGAAGCAGACGGTAATCAGTTAAAACTTTCCACTACGTTTAACAACTTATTCGTCCCGCGTACCGGACACATCCTGTTGTATCCTAAGATGAATGTTCCGGGATTTGAAGGTGTACCTATTGAAGTGACACAACCCAGAAATATGTCTCTAAACAGAGGAGAGGAGACGGTTGATCCGGTGACAGGATATGCCACTATCCAAAGTACAGGTTCATCCAGATATGTAAATAATTTCGGACTTAGGAAAGGAAAAATCACCTGGGAATTTGACAAGATAGATATGCCGGACAGTAATTCCGCGTTTGATATGAACGGAGATACATGGTCGTTCGGTGACGGAACTAGTTACATCCACGCTTGGTTAAGGCCAGAATCTGCAAATCAAGCTTCTGAATTGTGGGCACAATGGGATTGGACAGATTCTGCTTTCAGACTGGAAAATTTTGGTCTAAGTATGAGTGATGTTAAATCAGTTGCCATAGAAGCCAAGGATGATCCGGAGAATGAAGGAAAAATATGCATTGTAATGTATGTCAATGGTAAAGAGGTAACACGTCATAGAGGAAAGCCTGACTATTATTCGGAGAATCCATCATTTGGCGGACATCAGTTCTATTTTGGATTTGAGATGGAAGCAGACCAAGTTTGTACGATGACATTCAAGTCTATCAACTTTGAATCCTATGAATAACACTAAAAACATAAAGTGAATATGAAATCAATTATACATAAAACAATATATCAGGCCTTACTTCTTTTAGCATTGCCTGCAACAGGTTTCCTATTGCAGAGCTGCGAAGAGGAAAAAGCAGAGAAGTGGGTAGACCTGCGCTATAGAGTAGAAGACTCTTACGTGGTTGAAGCCTCCAATCCGAAGCCGTTCTCTTTCGAGGTCAAGTCCACAGACCCATGGGAAGTCTTCGGGAAATATGATTGGTATACCCTCTCACCTGCAACAGGTGAAGCGGGTAAGACTTATACGGTAACTGTTACCTGCAAAGAGAATACCGCATTGGATGACCGCACAGACACTATTCACATCAAAAGCGACTATTGGACAGGCAAGCGCTTTGTGCTCACTCAGAAAGGTACAGCCTATCTGAATCTAGAAGGCGTGGAAATGATTAACCAAGAGGGCGACGCTATGACATTCAACGTACTCAGTAACCAAAAGTGGAGTGCCGAAGTGACAGAAGGCGACATCTGGCTCTCTGTCCGAGGTAGCAACGGAAAAATTGAAGGTGAGCAAAACGGACAGATTACAGTAGAAGCAACTCCCAACACAGGTGAAATGAGAACGGGTGTAGTAACCATCTACGACCGCCACGGAAAAGTTGCCACGGAAGTGCGATGTACACAAGACGGTGTGTTGCTGACACCGGAAACACCTGAGAACGGCAAATGGTTTGCCATTTACGAGCAGGAACAGGAATTACGGATTTCCGTAGAGTCCAATGCGGAATGGACTGTCTATAAAGAGAATGAGCTGGATGACACATGGTACGACTTCGAGAAAACGTCCTTCTCCGGTTCCGAAGAGTTGGTAATCAAAGTATCCGAACATACAGGCTCCAGCGTCCGTACAGGGACAATTATACTGGCAACCAAAGCCGCGGAAGGCGCTACCCCGCTGACCAAGACTGTGAGGTTCAAGCAGGCGAATCCCAAACGTCCTGAAGTACATGGCATGGACGTAACATTAGGCACTCAATACGGTCCCGGCAGCTTGATGCCCGGACGCTACAACTTCTATTTCGAACCTTTCAATGCCAACTTCGAACTCTTCTTCATGTGGGGAGATGTGGAACTCCGTTTCCATGTCACCGACAACACCACCCTCCTGAGTACAAGACCTTGGTGTAGCGATGTGTTCGACGACAGATCTGATTGCCGCCACACTGTAGATTCCAGTCAACCCAATGTGCTGTCGTTTGAACTCCAGGAGAGTGTGACACCTACCGGCAGTTGGCTCTACACAGAGTGGATACTGAACGATAAGATAATCGCCAAAGCAACCAGCGACGGCGTGAGCGATGCGGACGGTACGAGTGACACGTGGAAAGTGCCATTCTCGCAACTCAGTTCCGGCGGAAGCTTCCTTGTCAGAGCAACAAGCGGCAGTCTCGTATTTACCAAATGGGAATACGTAGCTCCATTAAACTGGGGAGACTGATCCTTTCTTTAGCCCAAAAGCGCTTGTCCGCCTGACAACTATTCGGGCAAGCGCTTATAAAACTCATAATACATAAAACAAAAAAAAGAGTATGATGAAAAAAAAAATATTATTTATACTGAGCTTGGCATTCATCGGCATCTCCTGCTTTGCATGTCTGGACGATGATACAAAGTATGTCACCCAAAAGAAAACTAATTATCCGCTTACGGCTTTTGCCGTAGGAGTGAATAACGTACAAACGGGCACCACTTCCTATTATCATGGTAAAATAGACCAGACCACCCACAGGATAGAAATCGGAACCCTCGAGAATGCGAATGTCATCACCGACGTAGATTATACACTTATGGACGGAGCTACCATTTCACCGGATCCTGCCACTTTTATACAGAACTGGCAGAAAGAGCAGAAGGTGACTGTCACCACCGCAGATAATCAATCGACGACTTACACCATCGCATTACCGAAGTATGACGAAACATTGAGAGACATTATCTTTATAGACGATTTCAACGTGAACGGCATTCCTAACCCCGACAGTTGGGTACTCTGTCAAAGGTCAACATCGGACTGGTGCGACGAAATGTCCGAAAGCTACGACCAAGCGTATGTAGAAGACGGCAAACTGATACTAAAGGCAGAAAAAATAGGCAATGAATATCGTGCCGGTGGCATCGAGTCAATGGGTAAGGTCGACTTCACTTTCGGACGTGTTGAAGTTAGGGCAAGAATCCCCAATCATCCGGACGGAGCTTTCCCCGCTATCTGGTTAATGCCTCAGAAATCTGCCCCCTTATACAGCAGTTGGCCGAATGGCGGTGAGATTGACATTATGGAGCACATTCGGCAAGAGGACGTGATTTATCAGACTGTGCATACCCACTATACCTACGATTTGAACATCAAAGACCCTATCAACTCGACATCGGTAACTTGCAACTACGAGGACTGGAATATCTACGCCGTTGAATGGACAGAAAATAAAATTACATTCTTTGTCAACGACCAGGAAACTTTTTCTTATGAGAACCTCAAACTGACAAATGAAGAAGAAATGAAGCAGTGGCCTTTCACTAAAGATTCTTCTTTCTACATCATCCTGAACATGGGACTCGGAGGAAAAGCAGACTCATGGGCAGGTCCTATTGATGATACTAACCTACCTGCCATCATGGAAGTGGATTGGGTAAAGGTTAGCAAATTAAACTAATAGTTTTTAGAATTAAGGTAAAACCAAGTTTTTAGGAACTTCTTTATGAAAGAGGAATGGAAGCATAAACATACTTTATGACTTTCATTCCTCTAATTGTTACAATCAGCACTCTAGTATTAATCACGAACCGGTGTCGCCTCCCACCTTATCCTGTTTCCGGTAAGCAGAAGGAATCTCTCCTTTTATAGATTTGAATACCTTGCTGAAATAGCGTAAGGAGGAAAAGCCCACTACTTCAGAAATCTCAGTAATATTCATAGTGGTGGTTGTAAGTAACACGACAGACCGTTCAATACGCTGCTTATTCACATAGTCTATAATCCCCATACCCGTGATAGTTTTCACTTTATTGAACAACAATGAGCGACTGATGCACATATTAGTAGCCAAAAATGCGACATCCAGTTCCGGATTGCTCATGTTGTCCGCAATCAGCGTGTTCAGTTTCAGTAGGAAAGCCTCATCAGCATTACTGAAACTCATATCCTTATGCGTCAACAGTTTGTCGTCCTTGTAGCGTGCCCTGATCTGTTCACGCTGCCGCAGTTGGTTATGAATCAGTGCCAGCAAACTATCTATCTCAAAAGGCTTCGGAAAAAAAACGTCCGCCCCAGTCTTATAACCGGTGTACATATTTTGTGAATTATGATAGGCAGTTAATAATATGAATGGAATATGACTGATTTTCAAATTAGTCTTCACTTCCTTACATAGTTCAAACCCATTCATCCGAGGCATCATGACATCACTGATGATAATGTCCGGCAATCGGTCTTTGATTTGCTCCAACCCTTCTTTGCCATCCTTAGCAACGTATACACGAGCAAAGTAATTACCCAGCGTTTCTTTCAAATAATTTCGTAATTCGGAAGTATCTTCTACCACCATCACCGAATATTTTTTTAAGAAAGTATAATCAATCTTGTCCTGCTCATTCACTTCCACTCCTGTAGACGTATCTGCCTGCAACAGTTCTTGCCGCCCGTATGTATCCGCCAATAACGGTAACTCAAAATAGAACACCGCCCCTTTCCCATCTGTATTCGAAGCACCCACTTTTCCCTTATGATGGGCAATAAGGCTCTTCGCATAAGAAAGACCGATACCACTTCCTCCCTTCTCGTGTATCCCTTGATAGAAACTTGAGAAAAGAGAATCTGTATCCACCATATTCAGCCCCATTCCTTCGTCCTTGACAGAAATCCGCACTCGTCCTTCTCTCTCCAACAAACAGGTAATCAGCATTGTAGTAGTCTCCGGTTCACTGAACTTAAGTGCATTCATCAAAAAGTTAGAAAGAACGAACTCACACTTATTCTTATCAAAAGGAACCTTTCCTATCCGTTCATCCAGTTCATATTCCAGGCGGATACCCTTCACACGATATTCATCGGCAAATTTATCTCCGACAGACCGTACCCACTCATTCAGAGAATAGGGCAGGATATGCAACATATCTTTTCCCTCTTCCAGTTTCCGCACGTCAAGCACCATGTCGATAATGTTCTTCATTTGGTGTGCTTGCTTATAAATCGGAACCAATAACTTTTCTACCTCACGGTCACTACCTGGCTCATGATTAATAATGCGCTTCAACGGTGCACAAATCAGCGTGAGAGGTGTACGAAGTTCATGACTAATGTTTGTCAAGAAATTAATTTTCTCTTCATACATTTTGTTTTTCAGACGCAGAATTTCCCGTTTCTGTTTGGCTTTCTTTTTCCGGTAAAAATAGAAAGTAATTCCGTAAACTATTACCCCCATCAATATACACAGCCCTGCATAAAACCATCCGCGCTTCCACCAAGGGGGAACAACCACAACATGAAGAACCGGCTGCTTCACACTCCATCCCCCATTACGGGTATAATAAGAAGCAGTAATTGTATACTCCCCTATGGGGAGATGATTAATAACCAAAGAGTTTGAATTGGAATTAGCCAAGTCCTGCCCGATTTCTTCTATATTAAAGCGGAAAAAGTTTTTACGAAACACATCTTCCTCGTTCAACAGAACTTTCAGTTGTAAGGACGAGAAATTCCATGGAACACGAATCGTTTCAAAAGTTTTCTCCCGCTTTTCGGATAATGGAACCGGCAGTCCATTCAGCAGTACATCCAATAATTCAACGGTATGTTCTCCTTCCGTATCTAAATGAAAAGCAGAATTTATCACTGTCATCCCCATAGTACCACCTAAAAAAACATCTCCGTTATGAGCAAGGAGAGTAGCCTGAAAAAGATATTCATTAGGCAAAACTCCATCTACTTCGTCCAACGTAACAAAGTTCCCGGTAAGAGAAGAATACACAAACAAATATCGCCTCGTTCCTACCCATACCCGATGCTGACTATCAGTCACCACAGAAGATACTTCTTGAAACAGACTTGTCTTGATCAATTCACTCTCTCCTGTTCGTGGGTCACAACGTACCAGCCCCTCAGTAGATGCCAACCAAAAAATGCCATCTTCGTCACGCGATGCATCATTAATAATATATTTTCCCCGAAAAATCGTTTTGAAAACCCCTTCCGAAGAATCGTATTCACAAATGTTCTTCAAATCAACAAGATAGGTTTTCGTACCCACCGTTGCTATAATCAATGGGGAGTTTCGTTCGTATTCGCTCCCCATAGTGGCGACAATATCAAATTCACGGCGACTAATATCGTATACAAAAATATGTTGCCCACTGAAAAGAATCTTATCCGACGTTATCCGCCGGATATTGACAGAAAAACCATCAATACATTCACGGTCATTTGTCTCCTTATCAACCAAAATGAAAGGACGTATCCGCCCCGTCAATTTATGAAAAATAAAGAGTCCTTCGTTGAAAGAGGAAAATAACAGTTCATCAGGAGTATACTCGACAATAGCAACCACTTTCTTGTACATAGTAGAGGGATAATGCTTAAAAGTCCCTGTCGGTGGATCAAACCGATTGATTCCACCACCATCAGTCCCTACCCAGACCTTCCCGTCAGTATCTTGAAAGAAACTATTAATGGTCTGATTACTCAACCCATACAAATTGCCGAAAGGAACATTCCGATAAGAGCAGGCAAATACATTCCTTATGCCAATCAATCCCCTACGAATACTCCCCGCCCACATATTATTGGCAGGATCCAGATAAAGCCGATAGATGGTATTGGCAGGAAACGAATGGACATCATCCTGTTTCTGCTGAATGTCAGTAAACGAAAAATCATCCAAAGAGATGATACTAATTCCTCCACCATCGGTTGCCACCCAAAGTTGATTATCTTTTTCCACGATGTCGTGAACAACATCATATGTCAGCAACGAATTGGATGTTGTAAAATGTTTTAAAAGTTTGCCCTCTTGATAACAATACAGCCCACTTCCATAAACGCCTACCCACAGCCGCCTATGAGAATCTAAGAAAAGAGCAGTATAGCTCTTCGCGGTAAAAGTTTCTATTTTCTTTAACTCATGGGTTTTAATATTGAAAGAATATATGCCATTCCAACATGAATTGAGCAACACATGTTCGTCATCATAACGCACCATCTCCCAAAAAGGGACATAATAAGCAGGATCTTTTGCATAATATAAAGGTTCAAGTTTATTAGTGACATAATCATATTTATAAATATCACCTGAACCGCCCAACAAGACACCTCCTTCTACCAATAAACAGGAAGCAACATAAATCGGTTTGCCATTATTTGACAAAGTTTTAAAATTATCATTTTCTCTATTGTAAAGACAAATACCAACTGTTGTAGCTACCCACAAATTACATAAAGAATCTTCTGCTATAAAAATTATATTATCTGAAGGTAAGGTATTTTCATCTCCTGGCCGATGCAAATAATGTTTCAAATGATCACGATCGTAACAATTCAAGCCAGACTCCGTACCAATCCACAAATAGCCTCTATAATCATTCAGGATACATTGTACCCTTGACTGCGAAAGTCCTTCTTTAATTCCAAGCTGTTTATAATAATAGTAAGGTGACTGGCTTCGAAGGGAATGCACCATTCCGATAAAGAAGAACATTAAACATATTTTCAACAGAATCCTATTCATATTTAGTATGATATATAATATGAAATGTAAATATAAGCAATTCTATTTTAATAAAACTGTTTCATATCAAATTCTCACCACAATAGAGAACTTTTCTATTTCGGTGTCCATCTCCTCTACCCTGAAAAGGAAAAATCACAGTTACAACTAAATTATATCGAACTGAGGTTATTTTACTAAAAAATATTAGATTCTCCTTATATTATAAGGTAGGGAGAATCTTTTTTTCTACTTTTGTCTCCGAATATTGTGGTACAAGCCATTATAAAAGAAAGAATTATGCAGAAAAACCTTGTCATTGTCGAGTCTCCGGCAAAAGCAAAAACGATTGAAAAGTTTCTTGGGAAAGATTTCAAGGTCCTTTCAAGTTACGGACACATACGCGACCTGAAGAAGAAAGACTTCAGCATCGACGTAGAGAAGAATTTTAAGCCCAACTACGAAATCCCGGCAGACAAAAAGGCTTTGGTCAGCACACTGAAAGCAGAAGCGAAAGAAGCGGAAACCGTATGGCTCGCATCCGATGAGGACCGCGAGGGAGAGGCTATCGCCTGGCATCTGTATGAGGTCTTAAAACTAAAACCGGAAAACACAAAACGAATCGTATTCCATGAAATTACGAAGAGCGCTATCTTAAAAGCGATTGAACAACCACGCGATATAGACATCAACCTCGTGAATGCACAGCAGGCACGGCGTATCCTGGACCGCATTGTGGGTTTCGAACTGTCTCCCGTACTCTGGAGAAAAGTGAAACCGGCTCTTTCGGCAGGACGCGTACAGTCGGTTGCCGTCCGCCTGATAGTTGAGCGCGAACGCGAAATCCATGCTTTCAAATCGGAAGCGGCTTATCGTGTGACCGCCGTTTTCCTCGTGCCCGACACGGACGGAAAACTGGTGGAGATGAAAGCCGAACTGGCTCGCCGCATCAAAACTAAAAAAGAAGCAAAGGCTTTCCTCGAAGTTTGCCAGGGAGCTAATTTTGCTATCGAAGATATTACCACCCGTCCGGTGAAGAAAACGCCTCCTGCACCGTTCACGACTTCTACGTTGCAACAGGAAGCCGCCCGTAAACTGGGATATACCGTAGCACAGACCATGATGATTGCGCAACGCCTGTACGAATCGGGATTCATCACTTATATGCGTACGGACTCTGTCAACCTCTCGGAATTCGCAACGATAGGCAGCAAGGACGCCATCGTCAAGATGATGGGCGAACGTTATGTGCATCCCCGCCACTTTGAAACAAAGACCAAAGGCGCACAGGAAGCGCATGAGGCTATCCGTCCGACGTATATGGAAAACCAATCCGTAGAAGGCTCGGCACAGGAGAAGAAACTGTACGAACTGATTTGGAAACGTACTATCGCCTCACAGATGGCAGACGCGGAACTGGAAAAGACAACCGCAACCATCACGATAAGCGGCAGCAGCGATGTATTCACCGCTATCGGTGAAGTGATTAAGTTCGACGGATTCCTGCATGTTTACCGCGAATCTTATGACGACGACAGCGAGCAGGAAGATGAAAGCCGCCTGCTGCCTCCTTTGAAGAAGGGGCAGAAACTGGAACACGGTCCTATCACCGCCACCGAACGTTTCACTCAACGCCCGCCACGCTATACGGAAGCCAGCCTTGTACGCAAGTTGGAAGAACTGGGTATCGGACGTCCGTCTACGTATGCGCCTACTATTTCTACTATCCAGCAACGCGAGTATGTAGAAAAGGGAAACAAGGACGGGGAAGAACGCAACTTTAATGTGATGACTCTGAAAGACAATCAGATTAAAGACGAGAATCATTCCGAAATTACCGGTGCGGAAAAATCCAAGTTATTCCCCACGGATACGGGTACGGTGGTGAACGACTTCCTGACCGAATACTTCCCGGATATTCTGGACTTCAACTTTACGGCAAGTGTGGAAAAGGACTTCGACGAGATTGCGGAAGGCGGAGTGCAATGGACTTCCATCATGAAGACTTTCTATGATAAATTCCATCCGTCGGTAGAAAACACATTGGCTATCAAGACAGAACATAAGATAGGGGAACGCATGTTGGGAGAAGACCCGGAAAGCGGCAAGCCTGTTTCGGTGAAAATCGGGCGCTTCGGTCCTATGGCACAAATCGGCACGGCAGAAGATGAAGAGAAGCCACGGTTTGCCCAATTGAAGAAAGGACAGTCCATAGAAACGATCACCCTGGAAGAAGTTCTTGAATTATTCAAGCTCCCCCGCACGCTGGGCGAGTATGAAGGAAAGACGGTCAGTGTAGGTATCGGTCGTTTCGGTCCTTACATTTTGCATAATAAGGTATATGTATCTTTGCCGAAGACAATAGATCCGATGAAAATCAATCTCGAAGAGGCGGAACTGCTGATTTTGGAAAAACGTAAGAAAGAAGCCGAACGCCACATCAAGAAGTTTGAGGAAGAACCGGAACTGGAAATTCTGAATGGCCGTTTCGGACCCTATATTACTTATAAAGGTAACAACTATAAGATTCCTAAAGATATCGTCCCGCAGGATTTGAGTTTGCAGAGTTGCATGGAGCTAATCAAGATACAAGACGAAAAAGGAGCTACTTCTGCACCAAAAAAGAAGTT
The DNA window shown above is from Bacteroides faecium and carries:
- a CDS encoding RagB/SusD family nutrient uptake outer membrane protein codes for the protein MKTKYIILTILSSLIFASCNYLDFDETDGLKTKEDMYKYFGTSKDMLSHVYSYMPQGYTFFATEGIFSEESYSMRDCASDDGEFGAYAANIQNANNGNWSPIKTYDDAWTLYRGIRAANSFLTEIAQVDFTRYEHSGGQYQNWMKQLRYFPFEARVLRAHYFFELARRYGDIAMPLEVLTEEEANTIGKTPFAEVVKFIASECDEAANNLPDDYVDEPGAEIGRVTKGFAMAVKSKALLYAASRLHNPSMDTELWKQSAKASLDIINTRLYSLDGQESANNFQSKEVVLMRLNTETTDFERYNFPLRFTYGARTSMIAYSNFPSQNLVDAFETANGYKVTLENTGWACDDPDFNPQAPYENRDKRFYRTILANGMTFKESTIETFKGGIDDGIVSEGGSPTGYFLRRYIQEGTSFEPGKESANKHHWAIYRYAETLLTYAESMVNAFNDVDYTDETYTYSALWAINEVRKNADMPLLTSMGKDEFMERLYNEWRVEFAFEDHRFWDIRRWKIADTTQRELYGVKIEKRQNGTLNFYKNLYESRTWRDCMYLYPIPQSELYKNTNLSPQNTGW
- a CDS encoding DUF4971 domain-containing protein, encoding MMKKKILFILSLAFIGISCFACLDDDTKYVTQKKTNYPLTAFAVGVNNVQTGTTSYYHGKIDQTTHRIEIGTLENANVITDVDYTLMDGATISPDPATFIQNWQKEQKVTVTTADNQSTTYTIALPKYDETLRDIIFIDDFNVNGIPNPDSWVLCQRSTSDWCDEMSESYDQAYVEDGKLILKAEKIGNEYRAGGIESMGKVDFTFGRVEVRARIPNHPDGAFPAIWLMPQKSAPLYSSWPNGGEIDIMEHIRQEDVIYQTVHTHYTYDLNIKDPINSTSVTCNYEDWNIYAVEWTENKITFFVNDQETFSYENLKLTNEEEMKQWPFTKDSSFYIILNMGLGGKADSWAGPIDDTNLPAIMEVDWVKVSKLN
- a CDS encoding hybrid sensor histidine kinase/response regulator transcription factor, which translates into the protein MNRILLKICLMFFFIGMVHSLRSQSPYYYYKQLGIKEGLSQSRVQCILNDYRGYLWIGTESGLNCYDRDHLKHYLHRPGDENTLPSDNIIFIAEDSLCNLWVATTVGICLYNRENDNFKTLSNNGKPIYVASCLLVEGGVLLGGSGDIYKYDYVTNKLEPLYYAKDPAYYVPFWEMVRYDDEHVLLNSCWNGIYSFNIKTHELKKIETFTAKSYTALFLDSHRRLWVGVYGSGLYCYQEGKLLKHFTTSNSLLTYDVVHDIVEKDNQLWVATDGGGISIISLDDFSFTDIQQKQDDVHSFPANTIYRLYLDPANNMWAGSIRRGLIGIRNVFACSYRNVPFGNLYGLSNQTINSFFQDTDGKVWVGTDGGGINRFDPPTGTFKHYPSTMYKKVVAIVEYTPDELLFSSFNEGLFIFHKLTGRIRPFILVDKETNDRECIDGFSVNIRRITSDKILFSGQHIFVYDISRREFDIVATMGSEYERNSPLIIATVGTKTYLVDLKNICEYDSSEGVFKTIFRGKYIINDASRDEDGIFWLASTEGLVRCDPRTGESELIKTSLFQEVSSVVTDSQHRVWVGTRRYLFVYSSLTGNFVTLDEVDGVLPNEYLFQATLLAHNGDVFLGGTMGMTVINSAFHLDTEGEHTVELLDVLLNGLPVPLSEKREKTFETIRVPWNFSSLQLKVLLNEEDVFRKNFFRFNIEEIGQDLANSNSNSLVINHLPIGEYTITASYYTRNGGWSVKQPVLHVVVVPPWWKRGWFYAGLCILMGVIVYGITFYFYRKKKAKQKREILRLKNKMYEEKINFLTNISHELRTPLTLICAPLKRIINHEPGSDREVEKLLVPIYKQAHQMKNIIDMVLDVRKLEEGKDMLHILPYSLNEWVRSVGDKFADEYRVKGIRLEYELDERIGKVPFDKNKCEFVLSNFLMNALKFSEPETTTMLITCLLEREGRVRISVKDEGMGLNMVDTDSLFSSFYQGIHEKGGSGIGLSYAKSLIAHHKGKVGASNTDGKGAVFYFELPLLADTYGRQELLQADTSTGVEVNEQDKIDYTFLKKYSVMVVEDTSELRNYLKETLGNYFARVYVAKDGKEGLEQIKDRLPDIIISDVMMPRMNGFELCKEVKTNLKISHIPFILLTAYHNSQNMYTGYKTGADVFFPKPFEIDSLLALIHNQLRQREQIRARYKDDKLLTHKDMSFSNADEAFLLKLNTLIADNMSNPELDVAFLATNMCISRSLLFNKVKTITGMGIIDYVNKQRIERSVVLLTTTTMNITEISEVVGFSSLRYFSKVFKSIKGEIPSAYRKQDKVGGDTGS
- a CDS encoding BACON domain-containing protein, which encodes MKKLYNNTLLQLIFALCTFSLVACQEFDIDSQPEGPLNIQIDALESYTALATSPSNIVFNISSNTPWTIESDQQWCKPTPSMSAASSLVSEIVVTLENNIGKQKRTARLTIKAEGIEGTKVVNIEQASKEDLVVIRPTDIVPTEGGMISFNIISNKPWEIITTTQFLENIDKMSGTGNENGEKETITIIVPQNTGAIRSAEMTVKTAFQEETFTITQDGIVIETKNEEDAVNTMSGEGEEKTIEINSSVEWKIEIPAEYKEWLSAEADGNQLKLSTTFNNLFVPRTGHILLYPKMNVPGFEGVPIEVTQPRNMSLNRGEETVDPVTGYATIQSTGSSRYVNNFGLRKGKITWEFDKIDMPDSNSAFDMNGDTWSFGDGTSYIHAWLRPESANQASELWAQWDWTDSAFRLENFGLSMSDVKSVAIEAKDDPENEGKICIVMYVNGKEVTRHRGKPDYYSENPSFGGHQFYFGFEMEADQVCTMTFKSINFESYE
- a CDS encoding BACON domain-containing protein produces the protein MKSIIHKTIYQALLLLALPATGFLLQSCEEEKAEKWVDLRYRVEDSYVVEASNPKPFSFEVKSTDPWEVFGKYDWYTLSPATGEAGKTYTVTVTCKENTALDDRTDTIHIKSDYWTGKRFVLTQKGTAYLNLEGVEMINQEGDAMTFNVLSNQKWSAEVTEGDIWLSVRGSNGKIEGEQNGQITVEATPNTGEMRTGVVTIYDRHGKVATEVRCTQDGVLLTPETPENGKWFAIYEQEQELRISVESNAEWTVYKENELDDTWYDFEKTSFSGSEELVIKVSEHTGSSVRTGTIILATKAAEGATPLTKTVRFKQANPKRPEVHGMDVTLGTQYGPGSLMPGRYNFYFEPFNANFELFFMWGDVELRFHVTDNTTLLSTRPWCSDVFDDRSDCRHTVDSSQPNVLSFELQESVTPTGSWLYTEWILNDKIIAKATSDGVSDADGTSDTWKVPFSQLSSGGSFLVRATSGSLVFTKWEYVAPLNWGD